The following are encoded together in the Triticum dicoccoides isolate Atlit2015 ecotype Zavitan chromosome 6B, WEW_v2.0, whole genome shotgun sequence genome:
- the LOC119324025 gene encoding CTL-like protein DDB_G0274487 — translation MSSSSPSSSDQSGNPSPQPPAPAGLRPGAGPAAWPRRRCRDVFWLVVFLLHLLVFGGALALAGLNRFRVADRFNIDRYANHTAAPPSAAVAPPGSDVGVSKEKALPPELTETYWKYYGAAGAVGTLLAWSWLAAAAGKKDGGRVLMRAAVHSLTAYLAVISVLCFWGNHSFWGVALAVGAALHFLYVMSVIDRFPFTMLVLQKAIKMVWELPDVMRVAYAFVLVMLCWMALWSFGVSGIVAMPIPNCGQWWLVLALSVSLFWTGAVLSNTVHVIVSGMVFLVLIHGGQAAASMPPKPLLKSLQYAVTTSFGSICYGSLFTAAIRTLRWEIRGVRSKIGNNECLLCCVDFFFHIVETLVRFFNKYAYVQIAVNGQSFNRSARDAWELFQSTGIEALIAYDCSGAVLLMSTILGGLITGTCTGVWTYFTQRDKAIMVGSTSMLIGMILVGLAVVVVESAVTSIYICYAEDPLLIQRWDPEFFEQMSEALHQRLQYRSSRARQILNGRLDHLPDTSSI, via the exons atgtcgtcttcctccccgtcctCGTCGGACCAGAGCGGGAACCCTAGCCCCCAGCCGCCGGCGCCAGCGGGGCTCCGGCCGGGAGCGGGGCCGGCGGCGTGGCCCAGGCGACGCTGCCGCGACGTCTTCTGGCTGGTCGTCTTCCTCCTCCACCTGCTCGTCTTCGGCGGGGCGCTCGCGCTCGCCGGCCTCAACCGTTTCCGCGTAGCCGACCGCTTCAACATCGACCGCTACGCCAACCACACCGCCGCCCCGCCATCCGCCGCAGTCGCGCCGCCGGGGTCGGATGTCGGCGTGTCCAAGGAGAAGGCGCTGCCCCCCGAGCTGACGGAGACGTACTGGAAGTACTACGGCGCTGCGGGGGCGGTGGGGACGCTGCTCGCGTGGTCCTGGCTGGCCGCGGCGGCCGGGAAGAAGGACGGGGGGAGGGTGCTCATGCGGGCCGCCGTGCACAGCCTCACGGCGTACCTTGCCGTCATCAGCGTGCTCTGCTTCTGGGGAAACCACTCCTTCTGGGGCGTGGCGCTCGCTGTAGGCGCTGCGCTCCACTTCCTGTACGTCATGTCAGTGATTGATAG ATTTCCATTTACAATGCTAGTACTGCAAAAGGCAATAAAGATGGTCTGGGAACTTCCAGATGTGATGAGAGTAGCATATGCATTTGTACTGGTAATGCTTTGTTGGATGGCATTATGGTCCTTCGGAGTTTCTGGCATTGTTGCTATGCCCATACCGAATTGTGGGCAATGGTGGCTTGTTCTG GCTTTATCAGTCAGTTTGTTTTGGACTGGAGCTGTCCTTAGTAATACAGTCCATGTCATAGTATCAGGAATGGTGTTCCTTGTTCTCATTCATGGTGGACAAGCTGCTGCGTCGATGCCCCCCAAACCACTTCTAAAGTCACTTCAGTATGCTGTTACAACTTCTTTTGGAAGCATTTGCTATGGATCACTCTTTACGGCTGCCATTAGGACTTTACGTTGGGAG ATTAGAGGAGTTCGTTCTAAAATTGGCAACAACGAGTGTCTTCTGTGCTGTGTTGATTTTTTCTTTCATATTGTGGAGACGCTTGTTCGTTTCTTCAACAAATATGCATATGTACAG ATAGCTGTCAACGGACAGAGTTTCAATCGTTCAGCTAGGGATGCTTGGGAGCTGTTCCAGTCGACTGGCATTGAAGCACTTATTGCTTATGATTGTTCTGGTGCTGTTCTTTTGATGAGCACAATATTAGGTGGGTTAATTACAGGAACTTGTACTGGTGTTTGGACATATTTCACACAACGTGATAAAGCAATTATGGTTGGCTCGACCTCTATGCTGATTGGCATGATACTG GTTGGGCTAGCTGTCGTGGTTGTTGAAAGCGCAGTTACATCAATATACATATGCTATGCTGAGGACCCTCTTCTAATTCAGAGATGGGATCCTGAATTTTTTGAGCAAATGTCAGAAGCACTGCACCAGCGACTGCAGTACCGAAGCTCCAGAGCCCGCCAAATACTGAACGGTCGGCTTGATCATTTGCCAGATACATCAAGTATTTGA